The genomic segment ATACGGCGGTGCACAGGCTTGAAACCATCGCGTACATCAGGGAGGGCACGAGCCACGATAACAGACATCGAATAATCGATGTAGCTCGACTTCATCTCCTCCTCAATGTTGATCTTCATGATTCTATCATGATCCATTGTCTGATTTTCGTCCATTTCTTATATTAATGTATTATTATTTATTCGTTACTTTCAAAACGCCTGTTTTCCATCCGGAAATCGCGTTTAAGGGCATTTCCTTGCGTTCTAAGCCGTTTTACCCTTTTGAAATTCCCGACAAAGATACAAAAAAAAATGATACTAAAACGCTTTAGAGGCGAAAAATCGCATTATTTTAGCATTATTTGTATTTTAACAATGCAAAAAAGTTGGCATATCATTTGCTATTATTGAAAATAATGTGTACTTTTGCACTGAGATATTAAAAAATATAAGCAAATATGATAAATCCGTTTTCACATATACAGGACATACTGAACAGAAGTAGCAAAGAAGCAGCACGCACCTTGGGAAGAGAAATCAGCGTGGAGCATCTGATGCTGAGTCTGATTAGCCAGAACGACAGCGATGTCAACAAGCTCCTGAAGGGCGCAGACATCAGTCCGATGGCTTTCAGCGGAGTCCTTAACAGCAAACTGGAAAAGCGTGTGGAAGAAACTCCTGCCGATAACGTGAAGGAGAACAGCCACATCCCATTCAGCCAGATAACAGACAGCATTATCAGAGACTCTATCCGCGAGGCAAACAACTACGAGCACTCCAAAATTGTAGAGCCAAGACATCTGCTACTTGCCATCTTGAGAAATGACAAGAACCCTGTAGCCAACTGGCTGAGTCAACTGGGTTTAAGCTACGACCGTGCCATCGAAATGCTCTACCCTACTGACAAGGATGATGAGCAGAAGACAGAAGAGCCGAAGGATTTCAAAATGGAACCACAAACACCAGATTCAGAAACCCCTGATGCTGGCAGGCAGGAAGAAGCAGAGAACCTGGAGATGGCTGGTGGAATAGAAACAGAAGATGACTACAACGAGCAGAACGACATGATGGAAACTGACGAAGAGCCATTCGATATGGAAAAGGATCAGAACCCGATGAGACTGTCTACCCGTTCAAATGGAACTCCGCGCAAAAAGAGCAGCACCCCTACCATCGACAAATTCAGTTTCGACCTGACCAAGGCTGCAGCCGATGGAAAACTGGATCCTGTCGTGGGCAGAGAGAAGGAGATTCAGCGCGTGCTCGAGATTCTGGGTCGCAGAAAGAAGAACAACCCAGTATTAATAGGTGAACCGGGCGTAGGAAAGAGTGCCATCGTAGAAGGACTGGCACAGCTCATCAACAACCAGGAAACATCGCCTATGTTCTTCAACAAGCGTCTGGTTAGTCTCGACCTGACTGCCATCGTTGCAGGAACCAAATTCCGCGGACAGTTTGAAGAGCGCATCAAGAATGTCATCAAGGAACTGGAGGACCATCCGGAGATCATCATCTTCATAGATGAAATTCACACCATGATAGGCGCCGGTTCCGGCGAAGGAAGCATGGATGCCGCCAACATTCTGAAACCAGCCCTGGCAAGAGGTATCATCCAGTGTATCGGTGCCACCACACTCGATGAGTATCGTAAGAGCATTGAGAAGGACGGAGCCTTGGAGCGCCGTTTCCAGAAGGTTATCGTTGAACCGACTACACGCGAAGAGACCCTGCTGATACTGCACAACATCAAGGAACATTACGAGAAGCATCACTGTGTGAGATATACAGACGAGGCTCTCGAGACATGTGTCAAACTGACAGAGCGCTATATCACCGACCGCCACTTCCCAGACAAGGCTATCGACGTGATAGATGAAGTCGGCTCGCGCGTACATATTAATAATGCAAGTGTTCCAGCTCCATATATCAAGCTGGAAAAAGAACTGAAAAAGATAATCAGCAAGAAGCAGCAGGCTGTAGCAAACCAGAACTTCGAGATGGCAGCCTCATGCAGAGATGCCCAGACCAAGATTGAGAAAGAGATTGAGGACATGAAGGCGCAATGGCAGCAGGGAGAGATTGGCGAATATGTTGAGGTGACAGCCGAAGACATTGCCAACGTTATCAGCATGATGACCGGCGTACCGGCCCAACGCATGGCAGAGGGTGAAAGCAAACGTCTGAAAGAGCTGGAACACAACCTGAAGCACAAGGTGATTGCTCAGGATAATGCCATCAACAAGATGGTAAAGACCATTCTGAGGAACCGTGTAGGCTTGCGCGACCCTAACCATCCTATTGGCGTATTCATGTTCCTGGGTCCTACAGGTGTAGGTAAGACCTATCTTGCCCAGAAACTTGCCGAGGAAATGTTTGGTTCGAAAGATTCACTCATCAGAATAGACATGAGCGAATTCTCCGAGAGTTTCAACGCCTCACGTCTGGTAGGTGCACCTCCAGGATACGTAGGCTATAACGAAGGTGGACAGCTGACCGAAAAGGTACGCCGCAAACCATACAGCATCGTATTGCTCGACGAAATCGAGAAAGCCAACAGCAAGGTATTCAACCTGCTCTTACAGGTACTCGACGAAGGCAGACTTACCGATGGCAACGGCCGACTTATCGACTTCCGCAACACCATCATCATCATGACCTCTAATGCAGGAACCCGCCAGCTGAAAGATTTCGGCAGAGGCGTCGGCTTTACTTCTGCAGGTATAAAAGGCGGATTGGCGATGGATGAGAAAGACAAGGAGTATGCCCGCAGCATCGTCCAGAAGAGTCTGAGCAAGCAGTTTGCTCCAGAGTTTCTGAACCGTCTCGATGACATCATCACCTTCGACCAGCTGGATCTCAATGCCATCAAGCGCATTATTGACCTCGACCTGGAAGGACTGGTCAAGAGAATAGAAGACTTGGGATTCCATTTCCAGATTACCGAAAAGGCAAAGGAGATGGTAGCCAAGAAGGGATACGATGTGCAGTTTGGTGCCCGCCCACTCCGCCGCGCCATCCAGACCTACATCGAAGATTCCGTTTGCGAGATGTTACTCGATGGCACAATGAAGCCAGGCGACACCATCTCGGTAGGCAAAAATTCGAAAAAAGAAGAATTGACATTCAAGAAACTATAATCTGAAGAGGGACTATCCACTGGCGATAGTCCCTCTTTTATTATGAACCCGGTATAGCAACCAACTAACTTTAGTTAATAAGAGTTAACTACGAGAAAAGTTTAGGCAATAATTTCTTATTTCAAAAAATATTCATTACCTTTGCATCTGCTTTCGGGCAAAAAGCCATGATGGCTCAGTTGGTAGAGCAACGCATTCGTAATGCGTGGGTCGCGGGTTCGAGTCCCGCTCGTGGCTCTTTCTTGTGAAAGGAGTTAGTATTTTCCTTCGCGAGATTAGCACATCGGTAGTGCACGGGCTTCCCAAGCCTGTGAGGCGGGTTCGACTCCCGTATCTCGCTCAGAACATCAGTAACCCAGGGTTGAACCCTGGGTTTCTTGTTTTTATTAACATCTTTTCAGCCTTCTATAGCAACAAAATCACTTTTTTCGAGTTATTACATAAATATAACTAAGATAATAGAACAATAATGAAGAAACATATCATACTTGTACTGGCGCTCGTCCTGTCTTCAGGACCACTTTTCGCACAGAGTTCTCACATGACCGATGATCAGGTCATGAGCTTTGTGGTGAAAGAACATGAGCGTGGCACAGCCAATTCGCAGATTGTTACCAAACTGATGCAGAAGGGCGTAGACATCTCCCAGATTCGACGTGTACGCAATAAGTATCAGAAGATGTCGCAGCAGAATGAGCTCTACAACACAACCGCTGCAGGAAATGCAGGCAACAAGAGAATGCGGACCAACAATGGTAAGCAAAGAGAAGATTACCAGGACAAGGACAAAGAGAAGCAGGCTTCAACCTATAGCAATTATCGCATCCAGAGCAAGCAGAACGACAGCTACAACTCATCTTATGATGAAACCAACCCAGATTATGATGATTTCAGCAAGGAAATGAACGCCCTGGTACCCGATACAGCTACCATGGTAAAACAGCTGCAGGCTGAGCTCAACCAGAAGCGCAGTAAGGTTTTCGGCCGTGACATCTTCAATAACAAAGACCTCAGTTTCGAGCCAAATATGAACATCGCTACCCCACAGAACTATCGTCTGGGGCCTGGCGATGCCGTCATTATAGATATCTATGGCGCCTCTCAGAAAACCATCGAGAGCACCGTTTCGCCAGATGGTGAAGTAACCATCGAGGGTTATGGACCGGTCAGTGTTTCAGGCTTAACCGTAGCTCAGGCTAATGCCCGCCTGCGCAATACCGTGGGCAGCAGATATCGTTCAAGCCGCATCAAACTCACTGTAGGACAGACCAAGACCATCATGGTAAACGTAATGGGCGAGGTTAAGATTCCGGGCACCTATACCCTCTCAGCCTTCGCTACCGTATTCCATGCACTCTACATGGCTGGCGGAACCAACGATCTGGGTACATTGCGAAACATCAAGGTATACAGACACAACAAACTGGTAACGGTTGTTGATATCTACGACTATATTCTGAACGGCAAACTGACGGGTAATGTCCGCCTTGCCGACAACGATGTCATCGTAGTAGGTCCATACGATTGTCTCGTCACCATCGCCGGAAAGGTAAAGCGCCCGATGATTTACGAAATGAAGAAGAACGAGAGTGTCAATTCCCTTCTGAAGTATTCCGGCGGTTTTACAGGTGATGCCTACAAGAAATCAGTAAGACTGAACCGCAAGACCGGCAGAGAACGTGCCGTATATAATATAGAAGAGTTCGACTTCTCCAGTTTCCGTATCGATGACGGCGACTCAATCAGTGTAGACAGCATCCTGCCACGCTACGCCAACACCGTAGAGGTGAAAGGAGCCGTATTCCGTCCGGG from the Segatella copri genome contains:
- a CDS encoding SLBB domain-containing protein, producing MKKHIILVLALVLSSGPLFAQSSHMTDDQVMSFVVKEHERGTANSQIVTKLMQKGVDISQIRRVRNKYQKMSQQNELYNTTAAGNAGNKRMRTNNGKQREDYQDKDKEKQASTYSNYRIQSKQNDSYNSSYDETNPDYDDFSKEMNALVPDTATMVKQLQAELNQKRSKVFGRDIFNNKDLSFEPNMNIATPQNYRLGPGDAVIIDIYGASQKTIESTVSPDGEVTIEGYGPVSVSGLTVAQANARLRNTVGSRYRSSRIKLTVGQTKTIMVNVMGEVKIPGTYTLSAFATVFHALYMAGGTNDLGTLRNIKVYRHNKLVTVVDIYDYILNGKLTGNVRLADNDVIVVGPYDCLVTIAGKVKRPMIYEMKKNESVNSLLKYSGGFTGDAYKKSVRLNRKTGRERAVYNIEEFDFSSFRIDDGDSISVDSILPRYANTVEVKGAVFRPGMYNLGEQINSVRTLVEHAEGLTEEAFTNRAVMHRMKSDRSLEVVSVDIAGIMNGKTPDIPLKENDVLFIPTRQEKIVERTLTIRGEVQYPGVYQYADNETLEDFVLQAGGLTDKASTVNVMVSRRVADAKALRPDSVIAKTYTLSLKDGFVIDGTPGFKLMPFDEVMIRQSPAYVEQQNVSITGEVMFAGLYTLDRRNARLSELFKKAGGATDQAYLKGARIIRKANEQEKQRMEAVLKMQREEMQKNLLQLAASSNNASAISQTSKDVERTNIEKFNVPSEYPVGIDLPEALANPGSDADIILREGDRLVIPQYNGTVKINGAVMLANTVAYEKGKKASYYIDQAGGFASDALKSKAYIIYMNGKVAKLSHGAKVQPGSEIVIPTKLKRKMSTAEMMSMGSSMSSIAAMIATIANMSK
- a CDS encoding ATP-dependent Clp protease ATP-binding subunit; its protein translation is MINPFSHIQDILNRSSKEAARTLGREISVEHLMLSLISQNDSDVNKLLKGADISPMAFSGVLNSKLEKRVEETPADNVKENSHIPFSQITDSIIRDSIREANNYEHSKIVEPRHLLLAILRNDKNPVANWLSQLGLSYDRAIEMLYPTDKDDEQKTEEPKDFKMEPQTPDSETPDAGRQEEAENLEMAGGIETEDDYNEQNDMMETDEEPFDMEKDQNPMRLSTRSNGTPRKKSSTPTIDKFSFDLTKAAADGKLDPVVGREKEIQRVLEILGRRKKNNPVLIGEPGVGKSAIVEGLAQLINNQETSPMFFNKRLVSLDLTAIVAGTKFRGQFEERIKNVIKELEDHPEIIIFIDEIHTMIGAGSGEGSMDAANILKPALARGIIQCIGATTLDEYRKSIEKDGALERRFQKVIVEPTTREETLLILHNIKEHYEKHHCVRYTDEALETCVKLTERYITDRHFPDKAIDVIDEVGSRVHINNASVPAPYIKLEKELKKIISKKQQAVANQNFEMAASCRDAQTKIEKEIEDMKAQWQQGEIGEYVEVTAEDIANVISMMTGVPAQRMAEGESKRLKELEHNLKHKVIAQDNAINKMVKTILRNRVGLRDPNHPIGVFMFLGPTGVGKTYLAQKLAEEMFGSKDSLIRIDMSEFSESFNASRLVGAPPGYVGYNEGGQLTEKVRRKPYSIVLLDEIEKANSKVFNLLLQVLDEGRLTDGNGRLIDFRNTIIIMTSNAGTRQLKDFGRGVGFTSAGIKGGLAMDEKDKEYARSIVQKSLSKQFAPEFLNRLDDIITFDQLDLNAIKRIIDLDLEGLVKRIEDLGFHFQITEKAKEMVAKKGYDVQFGARPLRRAIQTYIEDSVCEMLLDGTMKPGDTISVGKNSKKEELTFKKL